A window of the Gemmatirosa kalamazoonensis genome harbors these coding sequences:
- the bshB1 gene encoding bacillithiol biosynthesis deacetylase BshB1: protein MPTPDDASTVDVLAIAAHRDDVELTCGGTLIKSARLGRRTGILDLTQGEMGTRGSAALRQRESERAAEILGVCVRENLGLPDAGITNTTETRAALATVIRRLRPRVVIAPAPQGRHPDHRVTAELVRDACFVAGLAKVRPDVPKFRPKKLVYSITYREDYAKPTFVVDISDEFERKLEAIMSYASQFDGETQAGEVFPNGEPLYDIVRHQAAHYGSLIRTRYGEPFYTIETMRVDDVAGLEVSSF from the coding sequence ATGCCGACACCGGACGACGCGTCGACCGTGGACGTGCTCGCGATCGCCGCGCACCGCGACGACGTGGAGCTGACCTGCGGGGGCACGCTGATCAAGAGCGCACGACTGGGCCGCCGCACGGGCATTCTGGATCTCACGCAGGGCGAGATGGGGACGCGTGGCTCCGCGGCGCTGCGCCAGCGGGAGTCGGAGCGGGCGGCGGAGATCCTCGGTGTGTGCGTGCGCGAGAACCTCGGGCTGCCCGACGCCGGGATCACGAACACCACCGAGACGCGGGCCGCGCTCGCGACGGTGATCCGGCGTCTGCGACCGCGCGTCGTCATCGCGCCCGCGCCGCAGGGACGGCACCCGGACCACCGCGTGACCGCGGAGCTGGTGCGCGACGCGTGCTTCGTCGCGGGGCTCGCGAAGGTCCGTCCCGACGTGCCGAAGTTCCGGCCGAAGAAGCTCGTGTACTCGATCACGTACCGCGAGGACTACGCGAAGCCGACGTTCGTCGTCGACATCAGCGACGAGTTCGAGCGGAAGCTCGAGGCGATCATGAGCTACGCCTCGCAGTTCGACGGCGAGACGCAGGCGGGCGAGGTGTTCCCGAACGGCGAGCCGCTGTACGACATCGTGCGCCACCAGGCCGCGCACTACGGCTCGCTCATTCGCACGCGCTACGGCGAGCCGTTCTACACCATCGAGACGATGCGCGTCGACGACGTCGCGGGTCTCGAGGTCTCCTCCTTCTGA
- a CDS encoding CDP-alcohol phosphatidyltransferase family protein has product MNLPNAITAARIAVAPLIALLPLTPSPTARLAAFVLYVTAAVTDYWDGHLARTRNLVTDLGRLLDPLADKALLVATLVPMYALQRGPLLDVSAGSTPSAGDLRFVTPLGAAGLPLWIVIVVLGRELFMTVFRQYAKRRGVVISAIGPAKWKTTFQSIWVGSAYAWFYALTLAEREAWVGRSPFYAFSLLNGIVGGLAMWGAVALTLYSLYLYLRRYGGLLRQPTAPLR; this is encoded by the coding sequence GTGAACCTTCCGAACGCGATCACCGCCGCACGCATCGCAGTGGCGCCGCTGATCGCGCTGCTGCCGCTGACGCCGTCGCCGACCGCACGCCTCGCGGCGTTCGTGCTCTACGTCACGGCGGCGGTCACGGACTACTGGGACGGGCACCTCGCGCGCACGCGCAACCTCGTCACGGATCTCGGCCGCCTGCTCGATCCGCTCGCCGACAAGGCGCTGCTCGTGGCGACGCTCGTGCCGATGTACGCGCTGCAGCGCGGCCCGCTCCTCGACGTCTCCGCCGGCTCGACGCCGAGCGCCGGTGACCTGCGCTTCGTGACGCCGTTGGGCGCCGCGGGGCTGCCGCTCTGGATCGTGATCGTGGTGCTCGGCCGCGAGCTGTTCATGACGGTGTTCCGTCAGTACGCGAAGCGGCGCGGCGTCGTCATCTCGGCCATCGGTCCGGCGAAGTGGAAGACGACGTTCCAGTCGATCTGGGTCGGGTCGGCGTACGCGTGGTTCTACGCGCTCACGCTCGCCGAGCGCGAGGCGTGGGTGGGCCGGTCGCCGTTCTACGCGTTCTCGCTGCTGAATGGCATCGTCGGGGGGCTCGCGATGTGGGGCGCGGTGGCGCTCACGCTCTACTCGCTCTACCTCTACCTGCGCCGGTACGGCGGCCTGCTGCGTCAGCCGACCGCGCCGCTGCGTTAG
- the mnmA gene encoding tRNA 2-thiouridine(34) synthase MnmA: MSKGRVLVAMSGGVDSSVAAALLVEQGYDVVGVTMKLFCYGDDVPDRPCCSLDSINDARRVCVQLGVPHYVLNLESAFGRDVVDDFVSEYSRGRTPIPCVRCNTFTKFRDLLRTADNVDAQWIATGHYARVIDGELARGVDRSKDQTYFLWGIDRAVVRRMLLPVGHQTKAETRAVAHRIGLEVVAEKVESQDICFVPDGDHTKIIRQRLGADAPALARGPLVLSDGRTVGVHDGYARFTIGQRRGLPGGFAEPMYVVDIRPAERAVVIGPRDELLGRGVVARGVNWLVDAPAVGARVDVQVRHRARPARAELVRVDGDEIELALDEPVAAITPGQSLVLYDGDRVLGGGIIEAARRGLPVLAA, translated from the coding sequence ATGTCGAAGGGCCGTGTCCTCGTCGCCATGAGCGGCGGGGTGGATTCGTCGGTCGCCGCGGCGCTGCTCGTGGAGCAGGGCTACGACGTCGTCGGCGTGACGATGAAGCTGTTCTGCTACGGCGACGACGTGCCCGACCGGCCGTGCTGCTCGCTCGACTCCATCAACGACGCGCGGCGCGTGTGCGTGCAGCTCGGCGTCCCGCACTACGTGCTGAACCTGGAGAGCGCGTTCGGCCGCGACGTCGTGGACGACTTCGTGAGCGAGTACTCGCGCGGCCGCACGCCGATCCCGTGCGTGCGCTGCAACACGTTCACGAAGTTCCGCGACCTGCTGCGCACGGCGGACAACGTCGACGCGCAGTGGATCGCGACCGGACACTACGCGCGCGTGATCGACGGCGAGCTGGCGCGCGGCGTCGACCGGTCGAAGGATCAGACGTACTTCCTGTGGGGCATCGACCGCGCGGTCGTTAGGCGCATGCTGCTCCCCGTCGGCCACCAGACGAAGGCGGAGACGCGCGCCGTCGCGCACCGGATCGGTCTCGAAGTCGTCGCCGAGAAGGTGGAGAGCCAGGACATCTGCTTCGTGCCGGACGGCGATCACACGAAGATCATCCGCCAGCGACTCGGCGCCGACGCGCCGGCGCTCGCGCGCGGCCCGCTCGTGCTGTCCGACGGCCGCACGGTCGGCGTGCACGACGGCTATGCGCGCTTCACGATCGGACAGCGGCGCGGCCTCCCCGGCGGCTTCGCGGAGCCAATGTACGTCGTCGACATCCGCCCCGCCGAGCGCGCGGTGGTGATCGGGCCGCGCGACGAGCTGTTGGGCCGCGGCGTCGTGGCGCGCGGCGTGAACTGGCTCGTCGACGCACCGGCCGTCGGGGCGCGCGTGGACGTGCAGGTGCGCCACCGCGCGCGTCCGGCCCGCGCGGAGCTGGTGCGCGTCGACGGCGACGAGATCGAGCTCGCGCTCGACGAGCCGGTCGCCGCGATCACGCCGGGCCAGTCACTCGTGCTCTACGACGGCGACCGTGTGCTCGGCGGCGGCATCATCGAAGCCGCGCGGCGAGGGCTGCCGGTGCTCGCCGCCTAA
- a CDS encoding DnaJ C-terminal domain-containing protein: MANGKDYYAVLGVSPTATQDEVKKQYRRLAKQYHPDANKNDPKASERFKEISEAYGVVGDAEKRKQYDEMRRLGALGGFGGGFGGARPGPRPGAGAPGGAPGGAPGGAQFDFSQFDIGGLGGFGDIFSSIFGGQQRANARKGPEQGQTVELSVDVPFRVAALGDKINIELEVTEECVTCHGSGAAPGATLKTCPECGGRGTISFGQGGFAVNRPCPMCLGRGQVPSEPCPTCRGAGEVRTKKPVRITVPPGTDTGTRVRLKGQGGRGAHGGPPGDLVITFNVEPDHFYKREGLDVIAPVKLNMAQATLGSKVAIKALDGTKIQVRIPAGIQPGKRIRVPGKGIAKGDKRGDLLVAPTITLPQHLDEEQQGLMKQLAEKLGLKY; encoded by the coding sequence ATGGCGAACGGCAAAGACTACTACGCCGTGCTCGGGGTCTCGCCGACGGCGACGCAGGACGAGGTCAAGAAGCAGTACCGCCGGCTCGCCAAGCAGTACCATCCCGACGCGAACAAGAACGACCCGAAAGCCTCCGAGCGCTTCAAGGAGATCTCGGAGGCGTACGGTGTCGTCGGCGACGCGGAGAAGCGCAAGCAGTACGACGAGATGCGTCGACTCGGCGCGTTAGGCGGCTTCGGCGGCGGCTTCGGCGGCGCACGCCCCGGGCCGCGTCCCGGTGCCGGCGCGCCCGGCGGCGCTCCCGGCGGCGCGCCGGGCGGCGCGCAGTTCGACTTCTCGCAGTTCGACATCGGAGGCCTCGGCGGCTTCGGCGACATCTTCAGCTCCATCTTCGGCGGGCAGCAGCGCGCGAACGCGCGCAAGGGGCCGGAGCAGGGGCAGACGGTGGAGCTCAGCGTCGACGTGCCGTTCCGCGTCGCGGCGTTAGGCGACAAGATCAACATCGAGCTCGAGGTCACCGAGGAGTGCGTGACCTGCCACGGCAGCGGCGCAGCGCCCGGCGCCACGCTGAAGACGTGCCCCGAGTGCGGTGGGCGCGGCACGATCTCGTTCGGCCAGGGCGGCTTCGCCGTGAATCGCCCGTGCCCGATGTGCCTGGGCCGCGGCCAGGTGCCGTCCGAGCCGTGCCCCACGTGCCGCGGCGCCGGCGAGGTCCGCACGAAGAAGCCGGTGCGCATCACCGTGCCGCCGGGCACCGACACCGGGACGCGCGTCCGGCTGAAGGGGCAGGGCGGGCGCGGCGCGCACGGGGGCCCGCCGGGCGATCTCGTGATCACGTTCAACGTGGAGCCCGACCACTTCTACAAGCGCGAGGGGCTCGACGTCATCGCGCCGGTGAAGCTCAACATGGCCCAGGCGACGCTCGGCTCGAAGGTCGCCATCAAGGCGCTCGACGGCACGAAGATCCAGGTGCGCATCCCGGCCGGCATCCAGCCGGGCAAGCGCATCCGCGTGCCGGGCAAGGGCATCGCGAAGGGCGACAAGCGCGGCGACCTGCTCGTCGCGCCGACCATCACCCTGCCGCAGCACCTCGACGAGGAGCAGCAGGGCCTCATGAAGCAGCTCGCCGAGAAGCTCGGCCTGAAGTACTGA
- a CDS encoding competence/damage-inducible protein A, with product MRVEIVTIGDELLLGFTVDTNGAHIARELAAVGVEVVRRTSVGDEASEIAGAVRDALERTGAVITTGGLGPTADDMTKPSIARLFGRELHVDETLLAQLAERWRKRFGTELPASNRQQVAIPDGARVLTNRHGSAPGIWLEDERRRWVAMLPGVPREMRGMLADELLPLVRERAAMPNESPRVVRSRTVRTTAIAESAIADRLGEIARGVDGLALAYLPGPDGVDLRLTSRGLDATAADAALTHGAERLRERVGRHAYGEDAADLAAVVLDACRAAGLTIAVAESCTGGLLGARLTAIAGSSDVVVGGVIAYSNDVKVRQLGVDPDALAEHGAVSEAVVRQMARGVRERLGASIGVGITGVAGPGGGSPEKPVGTVWLAVDLAGAEPAVHRGAFIGDRAEIRYRAAQHALEMVRRLVAGASRPR from the coding sequence GTGCGCGTCGAGATCGTCACCATCGGCGACGAGCTGCTGCTCGGCTTCACCGTCGACACGAACGGAGCGCACATCGCGCGCGAGCTCGCGGCGGTCGGCGTCGAGGTGGTGCGCCGCACGTCGGTGGGCGACGAGGCGAGCGAGATCGCGGGCGCGGTGCGCGACGCGCTCGAGCGCACCGGCGCCGTGATCACCACCGGCGGCCTCGGTCCGACGGCCGACGACATGACGAAGCCGAGCATCGCGCGGCTGTTCGGCCGCGAGCTGCACGTCGACGAGACGCTGCTCGCGCAGCTCGCCGAGCGATGGCGCAAGCGCTTCGGGACGGAGCTCCCCGCGTCGAATCGCCAGCAGGTCGCGATCCCCGACGGCGCGCGCGTGCTCACGAACCGCCATGGCTCCGCGCCCGGCATCTGGCTCGAGGACGAGCGACGGCGGTGGGTCGCCATGCTGCCCGGCGTCCCCCGCGAGATGCGCGGCATGCTCGCCGACGAGCTGCTGCCGCTCGTCCGCGAGCGCGCCGCGATGCCTAACGAGTCGCCGCGCGTCGTGCGCTCGCGCACCGTGCGCACGACCGCGATCGCCGAGAGCGCGATCGCCGATCGGCTCGGCGAGATCGCGCGCGGCGTCGACGGGCTCGCGCTCGCCTACCTGCCGGGGCCCGACGGCGTCGACCTGCGCCTGACGTCGCGCGGCCTCGATGCGACGGCTGCCGACGCGGCGCTCACGCACGGCGCCGAGCGTCTGCGCGAGCGCGTCGGGCGGCACGCGTATGGCGAGGACGCCGCCGATCTCGCCGCCGTCGTGCTCGACGCGTGCCGCGCGGCCGGCCTCACGATCGCCGTCGCCGAGAGCTGCACCGGCGGACTGTTAGGCGCGCGGCTCACCGCCATCGCCGGCTCGAGCGACGTGGTCGTGGGCGGCGTCATCGCGTACTCGAACGACGTGAAGGTGCGGCAGCTCGGCGTCGATCCCGACGCGCTCGCGGAGCACGGCGCGGTGAGCGAGGCGGTGGTGCGGCAGATGGCGCGCGGCGTACGCGAGCGCCTCGGTGCGTCGATCGGCGTCGGCATCACCGGCGTCGCGGGGCCCGGCGGCGGCTCGCCGGAGAAGCCGGTCGGCACGGTGTGGCTCGCGGTGGACCTGGCGGGCGCCGAGCCGGCGGTGCATCGCGGCGCGTTCATCGGCGACCGCGCGGAGATCCGCTACCGCGCGGCGCAGCACGCACTCGAGATGGTGCGTCGGCTCGTCGCGGGCGCCTCGCGTCCGCGCTGA
- a CDS encoding GTP-binding protein, with protein MSMINYASREINCKIVYYGPGLGGKTTNLEHIYGKVNPDTRGKLISLATETERTLFFDFLPVDLGEIRGFRTRFHLYTVPGQVYYNASRKLILKGVDGVVFVADSQVDRAEANQESMQNLYDNMAEHGYDLTQLPFVVQYNKRDLPNAAPVEELEAMLNPGWEVAEPTRCRPMPNPFQPGTMLVERLPSGEWWERVPSFEAIASTGEGVFDTLKAVAKLVIKSLG; from the coding sequence ATGTCGATGATCAACTACGCGTCGCGCGAGATCAACTGCAAGATCGTGTACTACGGTCCTGGTCTCGGCGGCAAGACGACGAACCTCGAACACATCTACGGCAAGGTCAATCCGGACACGCGCGGGAAGCTCATCTCGCTCGCCACGGAGACCGAGCGCACGCTGTTCTTCGATTTCCTGCCCGTCGATCTCGGCGAGATCCGCGGCTTCCGCACCCGCTTCCACCTCTACACGGTGCCGGGGCAGGTGTACTACAACGCGAGCCGCAAGCTGATTCTGAAGGGCGTCGACGGCGTCGTGTTCGTGGCCGACTCGCAGGTCGATCGCGCGGAAGCGAACCAGGAGTCGATGCAGAACCTGTACGACAACATGGCGGAGCACGGGTACGACCTGACGCAGCTCCCGTTCGTCGTGCAGTACAACAAGCGCGACCTGCCCAACGCGGCGCCGGTGGAGGAGCTCGAGGCGATGCTGAATCCCGGGTGGGAAGTCGCGGAGCCGACGCGCTGCCGGCCGATGCCCAACCCGTTCCAGCCGGGCACGATGCTCGTCGAGCGGCTGCCGAGCGGGGAATGGTGGGAGCGCGTGCCGTCGTTCGAGGCGATCGCCTCCACCGGCGAGGGCGTGTTCGACACGCTGAAGGCGGTCGCGAAGCTCGTCATCAAGTCGCTCGGCTGA
- a CDS encoding roadblock/LC7 domain-containing protein: MAAGAASWSFTEDDFQAITGSLQRFLYESNSRCALLVDRAGQLVATIGEAPAFDATAFASLTAADFSANDQLARLIGERDFTTLFHQGERESMFLADVARRIILVVLFDNRATLGLVKLKLKGVVDELSRVFEGVFARATAPGAAPHTGGLARSLGVAPADLLAGAEDEIDRLFS; the protein is encoded by the coding sequence ATGGCGGCAGGCGCGGCGAGTTGGTCGTTCACCGAGGACGACTTCCAGGCGATCACCGGATCGCTCCAGCGGTTCCTCTACGAGAGCAACTCGCGCTGCGCGCTGCTCGTCGACCGGGCGGGGCAGCTCGTCGCGACGATCGGTGAGGCGCCCGCGTTCGACGCGACGGCGTTCGCGTCGCTCACCGCGGCCGACTTCAGCGCGAACGACCAGCTCGCGCGGCTCATCGGGGAACGCGACTTCACGACGCTGTTCCACCAGGGCGAGCGCGAGTCGATGTTCCTCGCCGACGTCGCGCGCCGCATCATCCTCGTCGTGCTGTTCGACAACCGCGCGACGCTCGGCCTCGTGAAGCTGAAGCTGAAGGGCGTCGTCGACGAGCTCTCGCGCGTGTTCGAGGGTGTCTTCGCGCGCGCCACCGCCCCCGGCGCCGCCCCGCACACCGGCGGGCTCGCGCGCTCGCTCGGCGTCGCCCCGGCCGACCTGCTCGCGGGCGCCGAGGACGAGATCGACCGACTCTTCTCGTAG
- a CDS encoding cysteine desulfurase family protein, with protein sequence MRDPIYLDHAATTPVRPAVREAMEPFYGPRFGNPSSTHRWGRDARAALDEARERVARCLGANPDEVCFTSGGTEGDNFAVLGAWRAARWRGRNAIVTSPIEHKAVLAAVHQAAKEGAVERLLDVTPDGVVDERSFDRLLDDAVATCSVMWVNNETGVVQPIPALAARAKAAGALFHTDAVQAFGKLSIDLRTLVVDTLTLSGHKIGAPKGIGAMFIRRGTPLEPLLHGGSQDRGRRPGTENVAYAVGLALAMELTLAEQETEHARLSELRDRLQARLLERIPDLVVHGRGAERAPHVLNVSVPGVDGEALLMALDLRGIAASGGSACQSGNAAPSHVLSAMGVADDLASSAVRLSLGSLTTAEHIDRVAELFPALVDKARAQAATPSW encoded by the coding sequence ATGCGCGATCCCATCTACCTCGACCACGCCGCCACCACTCCAGTTCGCCCCGCCGTCCGCGAGGCGATGGAGCCGTTCTACGGTCCGCGCTTCGGCAACCCGTCCAGCACCCACCGCTGGGGTCGCGACGCGCGCGCGGCGCTCGACGAGGCACGGGAGCGGGTGGCGCGATGTCTCGGCGCGAACCCGGACGAGGTCTGCTTCACGTCCGGCGGCACCGAGGGCGACAACTTCGCCGTGCTCGGCGCGTGGCGCGCGGCACGCTGGCGCGGGCGGAACGCCATCGTCACGTCGCCGATCGAGCACAAGGCGGTGCTCGCCGCGGTGCATCAGGCGGCGAAGGAGGGGGCCGTGGAACGCCTCCTCGACGTGACGCCCGACGGGGTGGTCGACGAGCGGTCGTTCGACCGGCTGCTGGACGATGCCGTCGCCACGTGCTCGGTGATGTGGGTGAACAACGAGACCGGCGTCGTGCAGCCGATCCCAGCGCTCGCCGCGCGCGCCAAGGCCGCCGGCGCGCTGTTCCACACGGACGCGGTCCAGGCGTTCGGCAAGCTGTCCATCGACCTCCGCACGCTCGTCGTGGACACGCTCACGCTGTCCGGCCACAAGATCGGTGCGCCGAAGGGGATCGGTGCGATGTTCATCCGCCGCGGCACGCCGTTGGAGCCGCTGCTGCACGGCGGCTCGCAGGACCGCGGTCGGCGCCCGGGCACGGAGAACGTCGCGTATGCCGTCGGCCTCGCCCTCGCGATGGAGCTCACGCTGGCCGAGCAGGAGACCGAGCACGCGCGGCTGTCCGAGCTGCGCGACCGGCTGCAGGCGCGGCTGCTCGAGCGCATTCCCGATCTCGTGGTGCACGGGCGCGGCGCCGAGCGCGCGCCGCACGTGCTGAACGTCTCGGTGCCCGGCGTGGACGGCGAGGCGCTGCTCATGGCGCTCGATCTGCGCGGCATCGCGGCGTCGGGCGGCTCCGCGTGTCAGAGCGGCAACGCGGCGCCGTCGCACGTCCTGAGCGCGATGGGCGTCGCCGACGACCTCGCGTCGTCGGCCGTACGACTGAGCCTCGGCTCGCTCACGACGGCCGAGCACATCGACCGCGTGGCGGAGCTGTTCCCCGCGCTGGTCGACAAGGCGCGCGCACAGGCGGCGACGCCGAGCTGGTGA
- a CDS encoding tryptophan 2,3-dioxygenase family protein, giving the protein MTDGDHTDGDRSTATAVTYGSYLALDELLSLQRPRATVGGAEHPDELLFIVVHQASELWFKVILHELDALVAAFEDRSAERALWHLGRLNGLMRIVSGQLTALDTLPPQRFMQFRTYLGTSSGSQSVQFRAIEAASGLRDEHFLAALREHGEIPPLVARMLDRPTLQELFLALLRSSAVTPEELYLGPGPSTLFFLAEGLMEYEQQFARWRFQHVQLVERIIGPGTGGTGGTLGARYLAQTVSQKFFPVLWEVRSRMYGAASAR; this is encoded by the coding sequence GTGACCGACGGCGATCACACCGACGGCGACCGCTCGACGGCGACCGCCGTGACGTACGGCTCCTACCTCGCGCTCGACGAGCTGCTGTCGCTGCAGCGCCCGCGCGCCACGGTCGGCGGTGCCGAGCATCCGGACGAGCTGCTGTTCATCGTGGTGCACCAGGCGAGCGAGCTGTGGTTCAAGGTGATCCTCCACGAGCTCGACGCGCTCGTCGCGGCGTTCGAGGATCGCTCGGCGGAGCGCGCGCTGTGGCACCTCGGCCGGCTGAATGGGCTCATGCGCATCGTGTCGGGGCAGCTCACCGCGCTCGACACGCTGCCGCCGCAGCGCTTCATGCAGTTCCGCACGTACCTCGGCACGTCGAGCGGCTCGCAGAGCGTGCAGTTCCGCGCGATCGAGGCGGCGTCGGGGCTGCGCGACGAGCACTTCCTCGCCGCGCTGCGCGAGCACGGCGAGATCCCGCCGCTCGTCGCGCGCATGCTCGACCGGCCGACGCTCCAGGAGCTGTTCCTCGCCCTGCTCCGCTCGAGCGCCGTGACGCCGGAGGAGCTGTACCTCGGCCCCGGTCCGTCGACGCTGTTCTTCCTCGCCGAGGGACTCATGGAGTACGAGCAGCAGTTCGCGCGGTGGCGGTTCCAGCACGTGCAGCTCGTGGAGCGGATCATCGGCCCGGGCACCGGCGGGACGGGCGGCACGTTAGGCGCCCGCTATCTCGCGCAGACCGTCTCGCAGAAGTTCTTCCCAGTGCTGTGGGAGGTTCGGAGCCGCATGTACGGCGCGGCCAGCGCGAGGTGA
- a CDS encoding ABC transporter permease, producing MNFLARIVQSLEGVLIALEAIRSNKFRAFLTMGGVAIGVFVVVAMAAAVHGITKSFQSDVEDFGATSFQVRRRDISLGGCDGTDENCPDRRNPAISPEEAAAIRALPNVQAVTEIWGDQKPFQYRDRFLSSVGYDALSDQWLQTDRGDISPGRSFSEQENKAAARVVIINDTLQARLFGDSDPIGKQITIERQPFTVIGVYHTKGGFLKTMDGRGPDRPRAVIPIETARRHLNLWRYGVVLMVKPRDGVNQADVMDDVTALLRSRRGLRPSQRNNFALVTQDRMMEVFNKLFGTLFIIGLALSAVGLLVGGVGVVAIMMISVTERTREIGVRKALGATKGTILWQFLVEAATLTSLGSAAGLVLGAGAALLINSTTPIPASVPPSAVISALVAAAVTGIAFGMVPAIRAARLDPVEALRYE from the coding sequence GTGAACTTCCTCGCTCGTATCGTCCAGTCGCTCGAGGGCGTTCTGATCGCGCTCGAGGCGATCCGCTCGAACAAGTTCCGCGCGTTCCTGACGATGGGCGGCGTCGCGATCGGCGTGTTCGTCGTCGTCGCCATGGCCGCCGCGGTACACGGCATCACGAAGAGCTTCCAGAGCGACGTCGAGGACTTCGGCGCGACGTCGTTCCAGGTGCGCCGCCGCGACATCAGCCTCGGTGGGTGCGACGGCACCGACGAGAACTGCCCCGACCGGCGCAACCCGGCGATCAGCCCCGAGGAGGCCGCCGCGATCCGCGCGCTGCCCAACGTGCAGGCGGTGACCGAGATCTGGGGCGACCAGAAGCCGTTCCAGTACCGCGACCGCTTCCTCTCCTCCGTCGGCTACGACGCGCTCAGCGACCAGTGGCTGCAGACCGACCGCGGCGACATCTCCCCGGGACGCAGCTTTTCGGAGCAGGAGAACAAGGCCGCGGCGCGCGTCGTCATCATCAACGACACGCTGCAGGCGCGGTTGTTCGGCGACTCCGATCCGATCGGCAAGCAGATCACGATCGAGCGGCAGCCGTTCACGGTCATCGGCGTCTACCACACGAAGGGCGGCTTCCTGAAGACGATGGACGGCCGAGGCCCCGACCGTCCGCGTGCGGTGATCCCGATCGAGACCGCACGCCGGCACCTGAACCTGTGGCGCTACGGCGTGGTGCTCATGGTGAAGCCGCGCGACGGCGTGAATCAGGCCGACGTGATGGACGACGTCACCGCTCTGCTCCGCTCGCGGCGCGGCCTGCGCCCGTCGCAGCGCAACAACTTCGCGCTCGTGACGCAGGACCGCATGATGGAGGTGTTCAACAAGCTGTTCGGCACCCTCTTCATCATCGGCCTCGCGCTCTCCGCGGTCGGCCTCCTCGTCGGCGGGGTGGGCGTGGTGGCGATCATGATGATCTCCGTGACGGAGCGCACACGCGAGATCGGCGTGCGGAAGGCGCTCGGCGCGACGAAGGGGACGATCCTCTGGCAGTTCCTCGTCGAGGCGGCGACGCTCACGAGCCTCGGCTCGGCCGCGGGGCTGGTCCTCGGGGCGGGCGCGGCGCTGCTCATCAACTCGACGACGCCGATCCCTGCCTCGGTGCCGCCGTCGGCGGTGATCTCCGCGCTCGTCGCGGCGGCGGTGACGGGCATCGCGTTCGGCATGGTGCCGGCGATCCGCGCCGCGCGCCTCGATCCGGTGGAGGCGCTCCGCTACGAGTGA
- the grpE gene encoding nucleotide exchange factor GrpE produces MTPRDQQAPADDSAFATDDPRATPPDDGGATGDGTPPPAPQGDGSDVTPPSSPETNTAGGVISGDDAQRQLDEQRDRYLRLAAEFDNHKRRTAKQAQEAGSRAQADLVRHLIDAIDDLARFAHVDPGTTDATTVVQGVEMVEKKLLKTLSGAGLQVVDPVGEAFDPSRHEAVATEPTSNKAEDHVVARVYQRGYVFGGQLLRPARVVVKQYNG; encoded by the coding sequence ATGACTCCTCGCGACCAGCAGGCTCCGGCGGACGACAGCGCGTTCGCCACCGACGATCCGCGCGCCACGCCACCCGATGACGGCGGCGCGACCGGCGACGGCACCCCACCGCCCGCGCCGCAGGGCGACGGGTCGGACGTGACGCCGCCGTCGAGCCCCGAGACCAACACCGCGGGCGGGGTCATCTCCGGCGACGACGCGCAGCGCCAGCTCGACGAGCAGCGCGACCGCTACCTGCGCCTCGCCGCGGAGTTCGACAACCACAAGCGGCGCACCGCGAAGCAGGCGCAGGAAGCCGGCTCGCGCGCGCAGGCCGACCTCGTGCGGCACCTCATCGACGCGATCGACGACCTCGCGCGGTTCGCGCACGTCGACCCGGGCACCACCGACGCGACGACCGTCGTGCAGGGCGTCGAGATGGTCGAGAAGAAGCTGCTCAAGACGCTCTCCGGCGCCGGGCTGCAGGTCGTCGATCCGGTGGGCGAGGCGTTCGACCCGTCGCGCCACGAGGCCGTCGCCACGGAGCCGACGTCGAACAAGGCCGAGGACCACGTCGTCGCGCGCGTGTACCAGCGCGGCTACGTGTTCGGCGGACAGCTCCTGCGCCCCGCGCGCGTCGTGGTCAAGCAGTACAACGGATGA